Proteins co-encoded in one Polaromonas vacuolata genomic window:
- a CDS encoding acyl-CoA dehydrogenase C-terminal domain-containing protein — protein sequence MPVYNPPLRDMQFLMHEVFSVTDEFKAIPKYEDVDAETINAVLEEAGKFAVEVALPLNVSGDTEGCTLDIKTHEVTPPKGFKQAYAQFVEGGWAALSCDPAYGGQGLPFVVNQCLYEMLNSANQAWTMYPGLSHGAYESLYAHGTDAQKKLYLPKLTSGEWTGTMCLTESHCGTDLGMLRTRAEPQADGSYKLTGNKIFISAGEHDLAANIVHLVLARLPDAPKGSKGISLFVVPKFNVSEDGAMGSRNGIYCGGLEHKMGIHGNATCQMVLDEAVGSMVGAPNKGLAAMFVMMNAARLGVGNQSLGLTEVAFQNALAYAKDRTQMRSLTGTKAKDKPADPIIVHADVRKMLLTAKAYAEGGRAMSIYCTLLLDRELYHPDEKTRKDAGEIVALLTPIVKAFLTDNGHISTNACLQVFGGHGYIKEWGMEQFARDNRINMIYEGTNTIQSLDLLGRKILGNNGATLKKFGKLIAALIAEEGVNEKMAEFINPLAILAEQMSKFTTEIGFKGMQNPDEVGSAAVDYLRVAGHLMFAYFWARMAQVALREIANGNTDPFYTAKLQTGRFYFAKLFPETAMLMRTARSGSSALMDTEAALA from the coding sequence ATGCCCGTCTACAACCCACCTCTGCGTGACATGCAATTTTTGATGCATGAAGTTTTCTCTGTTACCGATGAATTCAAAGCCATACCCAAGTACGAAGACGTCGATGCAGAAACCATTAATGCAGTCCTAGAAGAGGCGGGCAAGTTCGCGGTCGAAGTGGCCTTGCCGCTGAACGTCAGCGGCGACACCGAAGGCTGCACCTTGGATATAAAAACCCACGAAGTCACACCGCCAAAAGGCTTTAAGCAAGCTTATGCACAGTTTGTTGAAGGCGGCTGGGCAGCGCTAAGTTGCGATCCGGCTTATGGCGGCCAAGGCCTGCCTTTTGTGGTCAATCAGTGCTTGTATGAAATGCTTAATTCGGCGAATCAAGCTTGGACTATGTATCCCGGCTTATCGCACGGCGCGTATGAGTCACTTTATGCGCACGGCACCGATGCACAGAAAAAACTCTATCTGCCCAAACTCACCAGCGGCGAGTGGACCGGCACCATGTGCTTGACCGAATCGCATTGCGGCACCGACTTAGGCATGCTGCGCACGCGTGCAGAACCCCAAGCTGACGGCAGCTACAAGCTCACCGGTAACAAGATTTTCATTAGCGCTGGCGAGCATGACTTAGCCGCCAATATCGTTCACCTAGTGCTAGCCCGCCTGCCGGATGCGCCCAAGGGCAGCAAAGGTATTAGCTTGTTTGTGGTGCCAAAGTTCAATGTCAGCGAAGACGGCGCAATGGGTTCGCGCAACGGTATTTACTGTGGCGGCCTAGAACACAAAATGGGCATACACGGCAACGCCACTTGCCAGATGGTGTTGGACGAGGCTGTCGGCTCCATGGTGGGCGCGCCCAACAAGGGCTTGGCAGCTATGTTTGTGATGATGAATGCCGCGCGTTTGGGTGTCGGTAATCAGTCGTTGGGTTTGACTGAAGTGGCGTTTCAAAATGCGCTGGCTTACGCCAAAGACCGCACGCAAATGCGCTCTTTGACCGGCACCAAGGCCAAGGACAAACCGGCCGATCCGATTATTGTTCACGCCGATGTGCGCAAGATGCTGCTGACCGCCAAAGCCTATGCCGAAGGCGGCCGCGCCATGTCGATTTACTGCACTTTGTTGTTAGATCGCGAGCTCTACCACCCGGACGAAAAAACCCGCAAAGACGCGGGCGAAATCGTCGCTTTGTTAACCCCTATCGTGAAAGCCTTTTTGACCGACAACGGCCATATTTCTACCAACGCCTGCTTGCAGGTGTTCGGTGGCCACGGCTACATCAAGGAATGGGGCATGGAGCAGTTTGCACGCGACAACCGCATCAACATGATTTACGAAGGCACGAACACGATTCAATCACTGGATTTACTCGGACGCAAAATACTCGGCAACAACGGCGCAACGCTGAAAAAATTCGGCAAATTAATTGCCGCCTTGATTGCCGAAGAAGGCGTGAATGAAAAGATGGCGGAGTTTATTAATCCGCTCGCCATTCTGGCCGAGCAGATGAGTAAATTCACCACCGAAATTGGTTTTAAAGGAATGCAAAACCCAGACGAAGTTGGCTCTGCTGCGGTGGACTATTTGCGCGTCGCCGGTCACCTGATGTTTGCTTATTTCTGGGCCCGTATGGCGCAAGTCGCACTGCGCGAAATCGCCAACGGCAACACCGATCCCTTCTACACCGCCAAACTGCAAACCGGTC
- a CDS encoding TetR/AcrR family transcriptional regulator, which produces MSAFPPLPSKPARSAQRSNSRAAEQVALPGHKGQQTKAAIIDAALGLATQLGLQGLSIGVLAEVMRMSKSGVFSHFGSREELQISVIREYHARFEQEVFAAAMTQERGLPRLRALFENWMSRTSVEIDSGCLYISGAVEFDDIPGPVRDALADSVKIWLAAMHRAVVQAKQAGHLQPEADEQQMAFEIHGLILALHYEARFLQSPESTQRAHTGFKHILERFGIADTDTTRPNVTLFSSSTPSTKPRKVSKE; this is translated from the coding sequence ATGTCCGCCTTCCCCCCATTACCCAGTAAACCCGCGCGCAGCGCGCAGCGCAGTAACAGCCGTGCGGCTGAGCAGGTTGCATTGCCAGGCCACAAAGGCCAGCAAACCAAGGCCGCCATTATTGACGCAGCGCTTGGGCTGGCCACGCAACTTGGTTTGCAAGGCCTGAGCATAGGTGTGTTGGCCGAGGTCATGCGCATGAGTAAATCTGGCGTTTTTTCGCATTTTGGCTCCCGCGAGGAGCTGCAAATTTCCGTCATTCGTGAATACCATGCTCGCTTTGAGCAAGAGGTTTTTGCCGCCGCCATGACCCAAGAGCGCGGTCTGCCGCGCTTACGCGCCTTGTTTGAAAACTGGATGAGCCGTACCTCGGTCGAGATTGATTCGGGTTGCCTTTACATCAGCGGCGCCGTCGAGTTCGACGACATTCCCGGCCCGGTACGCGACGCCTTGGCTGACTCAGTCAAGATCTGGTTAGCGGCCATGCACCGCGCTGTGGTGCAGGCCAAACAAGCCGGTCACTTGCAGCCCGAGGCCGATGAGCAACAAATGGCATTTGAAATTCACGGCTTGATTTTGGCCCTGCATTACGAAGCACGTTTTCTGCAATCCCCAGAATCTACCCAACGCGCCCACACTGGCTTTAAGCACATTCTTGAACGCTTTGGCATAGCCGACACCGACACCACCCGACCCAACGTCACTCTATTTTCAAGTTCGACTCCCTCCACCAAGCCCCGCAAAGTCTCTAAGGAATAA
- a CDS encoding PAS domain-containing protein translates to MSATPNLSFLTGDSRMARQIKEKDWSMSPLGQPADWPQSLRSVINLMLGSAFPMFLTWGPAQSMLYNDAYSEIMGSKHPAGLGQPFADVWHELIDGLYPLLQRALAGESFFVKNMQLRMQRSSHEEDTWFTFSYSPARTESGAVAGVYCVCTETTAMVLAERHSEAERQRLQTLFSQSPGFVAVLRGPEHVFETANQAFIQLMGFRDLIGKPSAQALPEMVGQGFFKLLDDVLADGQPFVGRSMRTMISRKPDSPQVEVYLDFVFQPLLGADGLVNGIFVQGHEVTEQHRAQQALLAFSDSIPAIAWVAGADGLLLRCNYQWSAHTGQQVEAALGNGWLEFAHPEDRASMRAAWEAGKLDAKAWQSEYRLRRHDGSYRWFLARAVPQLDANGCVLNWFGTSSDIEGSRQIAQALRDADKQKDEFLATLAHELRNPLAPIRSAVLLLATQASSVASRKLALEVVSRQVGHMARLVDDLIDVSRITRGRMTLKLERVRLAAIVETAMETARPLALSKQHVLSANIAEPEAELMADPVRLTQVLANLLNNATKYTDVGGQIVLDVQTDADSFVFSVTDSGIGLSTDAIKTIFNMFSQEQSALDRSEGGLGIGLALAKGLVELHGGAVSAASVGPGHGSRFVVRIPKLANDLVSNLETNLTLGDKSAAAAAPLISAVSAIKTILLADDNHDAVDVLAELLRMDGHVVHTANDGLSAAELAAQVKPDVLVLDIGMPGLNGYELAQHIRAQPWGLRPLLVAATGWGQEGDRQKALAAGFDLHLTKPFDPLELADLIAAHKPV, encoded by the coding sequence ATGAGCGCCACCCCCAATCTTTCCTTTCTTACTGGCGACTCTCGCATGGCTCGCCAGATCAAAGAGAAGGATTGGTCGATGTCGCCTTTAGGCCAGCCCGCTGACTGGCCGCAGTCCTTGCGCTCTGTGATTAACCTCATGCTTGGTTCTGCCTTCCCCATGTTTTTAACTTGGGGTCCTGCGCAGTCCATGCTGTACAACGATGCCTACTCTGAAATCATGGGCTCCAAGCATCCGGCAGGCCTAGGCCAGCCTTTTGCGGACGTCTGGCATGAGTTAATAGACGGTCTTTATCCCTTGTTGCAGCGCGCACTTGCTGGTGAGTCTTTCTTTGTTAAAAATATGCAGCTGCGCATGCAGCGTAGCAGCCATGAAGAAGACACTTGGTTTACTTTTTCATACTCGCCTGCACGCACCGAGAGCGGCGCTGTTGCCGGCGTTTATTGTGTCTGCACCGAGACCACAGCAATGGTGTTGGCAGAGCGTCACTCAGAAGCTGAACGCCAGCGCCTGCAAACGCTGTTTAGCCAGTCACCCGGTTTTGTCGCCGTTTTGCGCGGTCCTGAGCATGTGTTTGAAACTGCTAATCAAGCCTTCATACAGCTCATGGGTTTTCGCGATTTAATCGGTAAGCCAAGCGCTCAAGCCTTACCTGAGATGGTGGGGCAAGGCTTTTTTAAATTGCTCGATGATGTTCTGGCGGATGGTCAACCCTTTGTGGGCCGATCTATGCGCACCATGATTAGTCGCAAGCCCGATAGCCCGCAGGTCGAGGTCTACTTAGACTTTGTTTTTCAGCCGCTGCTAGGTGCCGACGGACTGGTCAATGGCATCTTCGTGCAAGGCCACGAGGTCACCGAACAACACCGCGCGCAACAAGCTTTACTGGCTTTTTCTGACAGTATTCCAGCGATTGCTTGGGTCGCGGGTGCTGACGGTTTGCTGCTGCGCTGCAATTATCAGTGGTCGGCTCATACCGGCCAGCAGGTTGAGGCGGCACTGGGAAATGGCTGGCTTGAGTTCGCACACCCCGAAGACAGAGCGTCAATGCGTGCTGCTTGGGAGGCCGGAAAGCTCGATGCCAAAGCTTGGCAGTCCGAATACCGCCTGCGCCGCCATGACGGCAGCTACCGCTGGTTTTTGGCCCGCGCTGTGCCGCAGCTCGATGCAAATGGTTGTGTGCTGAACTGGTTTGGCACTTCTAGTGACATTGAGGGATCACGCCAAATCGCCCAAGCGCTACGCGATGCGGATAAACAAAAAGACGAATTTCTGGCTACTTTGGCGCATGAGTTGCGCAACCCACTCGCGCCTATTCGCAGTGCGGTATTGCTGCTGGCAACTCAAGCTAGCAGCGTGGCCTCACGCAAGCTGGCGCTAGAAGTGGTCAGTCGGCAGGTCGGGCATATGGCGCGGCTGGTCGATGACCTGATTGACGTCTCGCGCATCACCCGCGGCCGCATGACTCTCAAACTCGAACGTGTGCGACTTGCCGCCATCGTCGAGACCGCCATGGAGACCGCTAGGCCACTGGCTCTGAGCAAGCAGCATGTTCTTAGTGCCAACATTGCCGAGCCAGAGGCTGAACTGATGGCCGACCCGGTGCGTCTGACGCAAGTTTTGGCCAACCTTTTGAACAACGCCACCAAATACACCGACGTTGGCGGCCAGATTGTGCTCGATGTTCAAACCGATGCCGACTCTTTTGTTTTTAGCGTCACAGACAGCGGCATTGGCTTGAGTACCGATGCGATCAAGACTATTTTTAATATGTTTTCGCAAGAGCAGTCAGCGCTTGATCGCTCTGAGGGCGGCTTAGGCATTGGCTTGGCGCTGGCTAAGGGCTTGGTCGAGTTGCACGGTGGCGCCGTCTCTGCGGCCAGTGTTGGGCCAGGTCATGGCAGCCGTTTTGTGGTGCGTATTCCAAAGTTGGCCAATGATTTGGTGTCTAACTTGGAAACCAATTTGACGTTGGGCGATAAATCCGCCGCCGCCGCCGCGCCGCTAATTTCTGCCGTGTCAGCTATTAAGACAATACTCTTGGCCGACGACAACCACGATGCGGTTGACGTGTTGGCAGAGTTGCTGCGCATGGATGGTCATGTTGTCCACACCGCTAACGACGGTCTGAGCGCTGCCGAGTTGGCTGCCCAAGTCAAGCCCGATGTGCTGGTGCTAGACATTGGTATGCCAGGCCTAAACGGCTATGAATTAGCGCAACACATTCGTGCTCAGCCCTGGGGTTTGCGCCCGCTATTGGTTGCGGCGACAGGCTGGGGCCAAGAAGGAGACCGGCAAAAAGCGTTGGCTGCTGGTTTTGATCTGCACTTAACTAAGCCCTTTGATCCTTTGGAATTAGCTGACTTGATAGCCGCGCACAAGCCAGTCTGA
- a CDS encoding fumarylacetoacetate hydrolase family protein, whose product MKLVRYGKPGKEKPGLIDADGKLRDLSDVIEDFIPYQLCDAALTKLRKIKTDKLPLVKGKPRLGCPIPGTPKFIAIGLNYADHAAEAGMPIPKEPIVFMKANSSMQGPNDDVMIPKGSVKTDWEVELGVVIGAVARHVSQKDALNYVAGYCTINDLSEREFQIERGGTWDKGKGCDTFGPIGPWLVTRDEIENPQKLDMWLDVNGQRMQTGNTKTMIFSVAKIISYVSQFMTLMPGDVITTGTPPGVGMGMKPPSYLKKGDVVTLGIEGLGEQRQLVVPFKL is encoded by the coding sequence ATGAAATTGGTTCGCTATGGCAAACCCGGCAAAGAAAAACCCGGCCTTATTGATGCGGATGGCAAGCTGCGTGATCTCAGCGATGTCATCGAAGACTTCATCCCTTATCAACTCTGCGATGCCGCACTGACTAAGCTGCGCAAAATCAAAACCGATAAGTTGCCCTTGGTTAAAGGCAAGCCGCGTTTAGGTTGCCCAATTCCCGGTACGCCCAAGTTCATCGCCATTGGTTTGAATTATGCGGACCACGCCGCTGAGGCTGGCATGCCAATTCCCAAAGAGCCGATTGTTTTCATGAAAGCCAATAGCTCAATGCAAGGCCCGAATGATGATGTGATGATCCCTAAGGGTTCGGTTAAAACCGATTGGGAAGTCGAGCTCGGCGTCGTTATTGGCGCGGTCGCGCGTCACGTCTCGCAAAAAGATGCGCTCAACTATGTGGCCGGTTACTGCACCATCAACGACTTGAGTGAACGCGAGTTTCAGATCGAGCGCGGCGGCACATGGGACAAGGGCAAGGGTTGCGATACCTTTGGCCCCATCGGTCCTTGGCTGGTGACCCGTGATGAAATCGAGAACCCGCAAAAGTTAGATATGTGGCTGGACGTCAATGGCCAGCGTATGCAAACGGGTAACACCAAAACTATGATTTTTAGCGTCGCCAAAATCATCAGTTACGTGAGCCAGTTCATGACTTTGATGCCAGGTGATGTGATCACCACTGGCACGCCTCCCGGCGTAGGCATGGGTATGAAACCGCCTAGTTATCTTAAAAAAGGCGACGTTGTCACGCTGGGTATTGAAGGCTTGGGCGAGCAGCGTCAGCTGGTGGTGCCGTTCAAACTATAA
- a CDS encoding SDR family oxidoreductase produces MRLQGKCVLVTAAGQGIGRASALAMAAEGAQVWATDINAELLKTYAGVANITALKLDVLDKAAIQSLVAGLPVIDVLFNCAGVVHGGTALEAVDDELDFAFALNVRAQFWMLQAVLPGMLAQKSGSIINMASVCSSIKGLPNRFVYGTTKAAVIGLSKSVAADYASQGVRCNAVCPGTVDTPSLQQRIDAFADPVEARKIFIARQPLGRLAQAHEIAPLVVFLASDESAFVTGQAYNIDGGISI; encoded by the coding sequence ATGAGACTCCAAGGCAAATGCGTACTCGTGACCGCCGCCGGTCAAGGTATAGGCCGCGCCAGCGCGCTGGCCATGGCGGCAGAAGGCGCGCAGGTTTGGGCTACTGATATCAATGCAGAGTTGCTCAAGACTTATGCCGGTGTGGCCAACATCACGGCGCTTAAATTAGACGTGCTGGACAAGGCTGCTATACAAAGCTTAGTCGCCGGCTTGCCAGTGATTGACGTCTTGTTTAACTGCGCCGGTGTCGTACACGGCGGCACCGCGCTTGAAGCCGTTGACGACGAATTGGATTTTGCTTTTGCGCTTAATGTGCGGGCCCAGTTTTGGATGTTGCAAGCGGTGTTGCCAGGCATGCTGGCACAAAAAAGCGGCAGTATTATCAACATGGCCAGCGTGTGCAGCAGCATCAAGGGACTGCCGAATCGCTTTGTCTACGGCACAACCAAGGCAGCCGTGATTGGTCTGAGTAAAAGCGTTGCTGCCGATTACGCCAGCCAAGGCGTGCGCTGCAACGCGGTGTGCCCAGGCACGGTGGATACGCCTTCACTGCAGCAGCGCATTGACGCTTTTGCTGACCCGGTAGAAGCACGTAAAATTTTTATCGCGCGCCAGCCGCTAGGACGCTTGGCGCAAGCCCACGAGATCGCGCCCTTGGTGGTGTTTCTCGCTAGCGACGAGTCGGCTTTCGTAACCGGTCAAGCCTATAACATAGACGGCGGCATTAGCATTTAA
- a CDS encoding FadR/GntR family transcriptional regulator, with product MPINTVTPQRLYRQIADQLRRLISAGEWALGERLPAERDLARQLGVSRPSVREALIALEVEAWVEVRVGSGVYVLARSAKTIELKIAAEEWGPLELIRARRMLEGETAAMAATCASPKQLAAMRKAIKSMQADSQRGLAPLDGDRAFHSAITSACGNAVLQDTIERFWDSRHSPLFERLGQHFETQDAWQSAIEEHQAILDAIARQDASAARLAMQAHMDKSHARFSASWRGSKARSKRGNI from the coding sequence ATGCCTATCAACACCGTTACGCCGCAGCGCCTTTACCGCCAAATTGCAGACCAACTTCGCCGCTTAATCAGCGCCGGCGAGTGGGCGTTAGGCGAGCGTTTGCCGGCCGAGCGCGACTTGGCGCGCCAGCTTGGTGTGAGTCGGCCATCGGTGCGCGAAGCGCTGATTGCTTTAGAGGTTGAAGCTTGGGTTGAAGTGCGTGTCGGCTCTGGCGTTTATGTATTAGCGCGTTCCGCCAAAACCATTGAGTTGAAAATCGCCGCTGAGGAATGGGGCCCGTTAGAGCTCATACGCGCACGCCGCATGCTTGAAGGCGAGACCGCCGCGATGGCCGCAACTTGCGCCAGCCCCAAACAACTCGCCGCCATGCGCAAGGCCATCAAAAGCATGCAGGCCGATAGCCAGCGCGGCTTAGCGCCATTAGACGGTGACAGGGCTTTTCACAGCGCCATCACTTCTGCCTGCGGCAATGCAGTGCTGCAAGACACGATTGAACGCTTTTGGGATTCACGCCATAGCCCACTGTTTGAACGACTCGGTCAGCATTTTGAAACCCAAGACGCCTGGCAATCAGCGATTGAGGAACACCAAGCAATTTTGGACGCGATTGCGCGCCAAGACGCCAGCGCTGCAAGGCTGGCCATGCAAGCTCACATGGACAAATCACACGCCCGCTTTAGTGCCAGTTGGCGCGGTTCAAAAGCGCGCAGCAAACGCGGCAATATTTAA
- a CDS encoding UxaA family hydrolase, whose product MTSFIRLHADDDVVIARAQLLSGAKVENTTVKGLIPAGHKVATRALKAGDAVRRYNQIIGFASRAITPGEHVHTQNLDMGPDKGDFARDYAIGADVKPAAKRQHASFMGIKREDGRVATRNYIGILSSVNCSATAVHAIAEHFSKRSNPAALKDFPNVDGVIALTHGTGCGMDSEGLGLQLLQRTLTGYATHVNFAAVLVVGLGCESNQISAWLARGSLREGETLRVFNIQDSGGTAKAVAKGIAMVEQMLVPANAVKRQACDASHITVGLQCGGSDGYSGISANPALGAAVDLLVAHGGTAILSETPEIYGAEHLLTRRAVKPEIAEKLIARIKWWEHYTAINGGEMNNNPSPGNKAGGLTTILEKSLGAVAKGGTSNLEAVYEYAENVAAHGFVYMDTPGYDPVSATGQVAGGANLICFTTGRGSAYGCAPSPSIKLATNSALWQRQEDDMDINCGEIIDGGVTVQQMGQRIFEQILATASGSASKSEQHGYGQNEFVPWQVGAVM is encoded by the coding sequence ATGACTAGTTTCATACGTTTGCATGCCGACGACGATGTGGTGATTGCAAGAGCTCAATTACTCAGCGGCGCAAAAGTTGAAAACACAACCGTCAAGGGTTTGATTCCAGCGGGCCACAAAGTCGCTACGCGAGCGCTCAAAGCTGGCGACGCAGTGCGGCGCTACAACCAAATCATAGGTTTTGCCAGCCGCGCCATTACGCCGGGTGAGCATGTGCACACGCAAAATTTAGACATGGGCCCGGACAAAGGTGACTTCGCCAGAGACTATGCAATTGGCGCAGATGTCAAACCCGCAGCCAAGCGCCAACACGCCAGTTTTATGGGCATTAAACGCGAGGACGGCCGGGTTGCCACGCGCAACTACATTGGTATTTTGTCCAGTGTGAATTGCTCAGCCACTGCTGTGCACGCGATTGCAGAGCACTTTTCAAAACGCAGCAATCCGGCTGCGCTGAAAGACTTCCCCAACGTCGACGGCGTGATTGCGCTAACCCACGGCACGGGCTGCGGCATGGACTCGGAAGGCTTGGGTTTGCAACTATTGCAACGCACACTGACTGGCTACGCCACGCATGTGAATTTTGCCGCGGTGTTGGTAGTTGGCTTAGGTTGCGAGTCCAATCAGATCAGCGCTTGGCTGGCGCGCGGCAGTTTGCGTGAAGGAGAAACGCTGCGCGTTTTCAATATTCAAGACAGCGGCGGCACTGCCAAGGCTGTGGCCAAGGGCATAGCGATGGTCGAGCAAATGTTGGTGCCAGCCAACGCCGTTAAGCGCCAAGCTTGCGACGCTTCCCACATCACCGTGGGCTTGCAATGCGGCGGCTCGGACGGCTACTCAGGCATTAGCGCCAACCCGGCATTAGGTGCGGCGGTGGACTTGTTAGTAGCCCATGGCGGCACGGCGATTTTAAGCGAGACGCCAGAAATTTATGGTGCTGAACACTTGCTCACGCGGCGCGCAGTGAAACCTGAAATTGCAGAAAAATTAATTGCCCGCATCAAATGGTGGGAACACTACACCGCGATTAACGGCGGCGAAATGAACAACAACCCATCCCCCGGAAACAAGGCCGGCGGGCTGACCACAATTTTAGAAAAGTCATTAGGTGCAGTCGCTAAAGGCGGCACCAGCAACTTAGAAGCGGTGTATGAATATGCAGAAAATGTCGCCGCCCACGGTTTTGTTTATATGGACACACCGGGCTACGACCCAGTCAGCGCAACCGGCCAAGTCGCCGGCGGTGCGAACTTAATTTGCTTTACGACAGGACGCGGCTCTGCCTACGGCTGCGCACCGTCGCCTAGCATTAAGTTGGCGACTAACTCAGCGCTATGGCAGCGCCAAGAAGATGACATGGACATCAACTGCGGCGAAATCATTGACGGCGGCGTAACCGTGCAGCAAATGGGTCAACGCATTTTTGAACAAATACTGGCCACCGCATCGGGCTCAGCCAGCAAGAGCGAACAACACGGCTACGGCCAAAACGAATTCGTGCCTTGGCAAGTCGGCGCAGTGATGTAA
- a CDS encoding malate/lactate/ureidoglycolate dehydrogenase, producing MQKLIQADYLRQQLSAVLIAASSSSQEAETVANNLVMANLSGHDSHGVGMLPRYIDAVLEGGLTPNATLKTLLDTGSLLTLNAQHGYGQVMGEQAMQLGIERAKVHGSCIMTLADSHHLGRIGHFAEMAVAQGLVSIHFVNVISRPVVAPWGGTDGRFGTNPCCIGIPLNRQGQSNAAHQNHFILDFATSKVAQGKMRVAHNQGKTVAPGLLIDERGLPTTNPGVVVVPQSTGEEGAPGIFGALMPFGEHKGYGLAVACELLGGALTGGGTWHKTMDAAGAKVRAVTNSMLTILIDPAKLGTQAALENDSVAFIDWLRKSPAAQGFDAVQIAGEPERKARLKRAQDGIEIDAQTWDEIVHAAKKFGVTL from the coding sequence ATGCAAAAACTCATTCAAGCCGATTACCTTCGCCAGCAACTTAGCGCCGTTCTTATCGCGGCCTCTAGCAGTTCTCAAGAAGCTGAAACCGTAGCTAACAATTTAGTCATGGCCAATTTGAGCGGCCACGACTCGCACGGTGTGGGCATGTTGCCGCGCTATATAGACGCAGTGCTTGAAGGCGGTTTGACGCCTAACGCGACGCTTAAGACGCTACTAGACACCGGCTCATTACTCACGCTAAACGCACAGCACGGCTATGGCCAAGTCATGGGCGAGCAAGCTATGCAGCTGGGCATTGAACGAGCCAAAGTACACGGCAGTTGCATCATGACGCTAGCGGACTCACACCACCTGGGGCGGATTGGGCATTTCGCTGAAATGGCAGTAGCCCAAGGATTGGTGTCGATTCATTTTGTCAACGTCATCTCACGTCCAGTGGTAGCGCCGTGGGGCGGCACGGATGGCCGCTTTGGCACCAACCCTTGCTGTATTGGCATTCCACTTAATCGCCAAGGACAGTCGAATGCAGCGCATCAAAATCATTTCATTTTGGACTTTGCTACCAGTAAAGTAGCGCAAGGAAAAATGCGCGTTGCCCACAACCAAGGCAAAACGGTTGCGCCCGGGTTGCTGATAGACGAGCGCGGACTGCCCACAACCAATCCCGGCGTAGTGGTCGTGCCGCAAAGCACAGGCGAAGAAGGCGCGCCCGGTATTTTTGGCGCGCTAATGCCTTTTGGTGAGCACAAGGGTTACGGCTTGGCAGTTGCCTGCGAGTTGCTAGGCGGCGCGCTCACCGGCGGCGGAACCTGGCATAAAACTATGGATGCAGCCGGCGCAAAAGTGCGCGCTGTGACAAACAGCATGCTGACGATTTTGATAGACCCGGCAAAATTAGGCACCCAAGCAGCGCTAGAGAACGACTCCGTAGCTTTCATAGATTGGCTGCGTAAGAGCCCAGCGGCTCAGGGTTTTGATGCCGTACAAATCGCTGGTGAGCCGGAACGCAAAGCCAGGCTTAAGCGCGCACAAGACGGGATTGAAATCGATGCCCAAACTTGGGACGAAATTGTCCACGCAGCGAAAAAGTTTGGTGTCACTTTATAA